In Aliiglaciecola sp. LCG003, a genomic segment contains:
- a CDS encoding adenylate/guanylate cyclase domain-containing protein, whose amino-acid sequence MFKKWFKYIAFLGVDTNHLDDISPLKIINILVLMINVLLIAQLPLIGWFWQYSGIWVLLNSCIHIPLFFSVLLLNKYGHFLSGRALFMLAYISLISVSSLAWKTNLHFHFFFLVALFVSPFLYQAWEYRQVRINLFIYFCCYCGLEFYWLNRLQKNNGVTIEETILTLGNTLFLFLAALISCTLVHQNHRLAYSRATHHKAKIHQVLFKTLPERIINKLLDSSHKVNTSIPAQYHFGSVLFIDIVDYTQFCHNTDKQKLIKVLDTLYQNFDTLALQHGLEKIKTNGDQYMAVCGVLEAQACPSITCCRGAMALLASVQKTNQQLNIQLEVRVGIATGTLICGIVGRNSYAFDVWGDTVNRAARIESNGQIDRIQVCQSTYELSNHLLAFEPKTKINAKGLGTIDVYVLSA is encoded by the coding sequence ATGTTCAAAAAATGGTTCAAATACATTGCCTTTTTAGGCGTAGACACTAATCATTTAGATGATATTAGCCCTCTAAAAATTATCAATATATTGGTTTTGATGATCAATGTGCTACTCATCGCGCAGTTACCACTAATTGGTTGGTTTTGGCAATATAGTGGTATCTGGGTATTATTAAATTCATGTATCCACATACCGCTCTTTTTTTCAGTCTTATTGCTCAATAAATACGGCCACTTTCTAAGCGGTCGAGCCTTATTTATGTTGGCTTACATTTCCTTAATATCTGTTTCCAGTTTGGCGTGGAAAACGAACCTACACTTTCATTTTTTCTTTTTAGTGGCCCTTTTTGTCAGCCCCTTTTTGTACCAAGCATGGGAGTATCGTCAAGTAAGGATAAACCTATTTATCTACTTTTGTTGTTATTGCGGCTTGGAATTTTATTGGCTGAACAGGCTACAAAAAAACAACGGTGTAACAATAGAAGAAACCATATTAACCCTAGGTAACACACTATTTTTGTTTTTAGCCGCGTTAATATCTTGCACGCTAGTGCATCAAAATCATCGTCTAGCCTATTCAAGAGCAACACATCACAAAGCAAAAATACATCAGGTGCTATTTAAAACCCTACCAGAGCGCATTATTAATAAATTACTCGATTCCTCCCATAAGGTGAATACATCAATACCGGCACAATATCACTTTGGCAGTGTGCTATTTATCGATATTGTTGATTACACTCAGTTTTGTCACAACACTGATAAGCAAAAATTGATTAAGGTGTTAGATACCCTATATCAAAATTTTGATACCCTAGCGCTACAACATGGTCTCGAGAAAATTAAAACAAATGGCGATCAGTATATGGCGGTATGTGGTGTGCTGGAGGCGCAAGCTTGCCCATCAATAACGTGTTGCCGCGGGGCCATGGCCCTGCTGGCCAGTGTGCAAAAAACCAATCAACAGCTCAACATTCAACTGGAAGTGCGGGTTGGCATCGCCACAGGTACGTTAATTTGCGGCATCGTCGGACGTAATAGTTATGCTTTTGACGTGTGGGGAGACACTGTCAATCGAGCCGCCAGAATTGAGAGCAATGGTCAAATTGATCGCATCCAAGTTTGCCAGTCCACCTATGAGCTATCCAATCATTTATTAGCTTTTGAGCCCAAAACAAAGATTAATGCCAAAGGCCTTGGTACAATTGATGTTTATGTTCTGTCAGCTTAA
- the cdd gene encoding cytidine deaminase, producing MKDDTQTLIEVAQKAQAFSYSPYSGFKVGSALQADNNETYAGCNVENAAYPLGQCAEASAISAMIVAGGKKISKIVIASPIDKFCPPCGGCRQKIKEFSDSDTQIIMSDKNGRTKTLSIAELLPFAFELD from the coding sequence TTGAAAGACGATACACAAACTCTGATCGAAGTCGCACAAAAGGCGCAGGCATTTTCTTACTCCCCTTACTCAGGATTTAAGGTCGGTTCTGCCTTGCAGGCTGACAATAATGAAACCTATGCTGGCTGCAATGTGGAAAATGCGGCGTATCCACTGGGCCAATGCGCAGAAGCGAGTGCCATTTCGGCAATGATAGTCGCAGGTGGTAAGAAAATCTCTAAAATCGTCATTGCCAGTCCGATTGATAAATTTTGCCCTCCCTGTGGCGGCTGCAGACAAAAAATAAAGGAATTCTCCGATTCTGACACGCAGATAATAATGAGCGATAAAAACGGTAGGACGAAGACCCTTAGTATCGCTGAATTGTTACCATTTGCCTTTGAATTAGATTAA
- the nlpI gene encoding lipoprotein NlpI, whose product MNFRNLLILSFLTAPLFGCSIHAGNAMNSKVESILIPEPQPANFRSQLAIARYNQILEQSSLSNDERAELMFSRGTHYDNVGLAGLAQYDFGMARQLKPDLAEAHNAIGIHYTQQMDFIEAYESFDSALEINPELDFAVLNRGIALYYGKRTDLAITDLNRFYSQDDDNPFAALWLFLAQRELDEKTAIEQLKLNRKRLDNGNWATIIVDFYLGNITRNKLLNDFVLEVKNLNELNQRMCEVYFYMGKYYGNKGQRGLALNYFKMVLSTNIYEYVEHRYSRIEIDLLRKQKKVNNS is encoded by the coding sequence ATGAATTTTCGCAACCTTTTAATATTAAGTTTTCTGACAGCGCCTTTGTTCGGTTGTTCTATTCATGCTGGCAACGCTATGAACTCAAAAGTGGAAAGCATTTTAATTCCTGAGCCACAGCCGGCCAACTTTCGTTCTCAACTTGCTATTGCCCGTTATAATCAGATATTAGAACAATCCTCTTTAAGCAATGACGAGCGTGCAGAATTAATGTTTTCAAGAGGGACTCACTACGACAATGTTGGTTTAGCTGGTTTAGCCCAGTATGATTTTGGTATGGCAAGGCAACTCAAGCCTGATTTAGCAGAAGCCCATAATGCTATTGGAATTCACTACACCCAACAAATGGATTTTATCGAAGCATACGAGTCATTCGACTCTGCTTTGGAAATTAATCCTGAATTGGATTTTGCTGTGCTCAATCGTGGCATTGCTTTGTATTATGGTAAGCGCACCGACCTAGCCATTACTGACTTAAATCGGTTTTATAGCCAAGACGATGACAATCCCTTTGCCGCCTTGTGGTTGTTTTTAGCCCAGCGTGAGCTAGATGAAAAAACGGCCATAGAGCAACTTAAATTAAACCGCAAGAGGCTTGATAACGGTAATTGGGCGACTATTATTGTTGATTTTTATTTGGGCAATATAACCCGTAATAAATTATTAAATGACTTTGTGCTGGAGGTGAAAAATCTCAATGAATTGAACCAACGGATGTGCGAAGTATATTTTTATATGGGAAAATACTACGGCAACAAAGGTCAACGGGGGCTTGCGCTAAACTATTTTAAAATGGTGCTTAGCACCAATATCTACGAATATGTGGAACATCGGTATTCGCGCATTGAAATAGATCTTTTGCGTAAGCAAAAAAAAGTAAATAACTCTTAA
- a CDS encoding EAL domain-containing protein, whose protein sequence is MSISPELSQLKFAYQHFPDAIAVFDLAGHYLFANLAFEQQINAQIPVTVEGPISRWLALSGEQTMDWIDVLHQAKNQLWQGQASMSDKHSHSLHTTLTLHSLDQQFLVGKFELKQAETCTKALTQLAYKDTLTGLANRSLFNQLFDYEISQAQRLELRFAVLFIDLDRFKRINDNLGHDAGDALLLTVAERLQKTLRKSDVVARLGGDEFVVIMNNIKDSETIATVTEKLIREIKKPVKSGANIMDVGCSVGISVYPDNGKTAEELLQHADAAMYRAKHQGGNDYYYFSDSLNQELQDIRLIEKQLETGLREHQFVPYFQPVIDMRNNRLMGIECLARWCHPQRGILSAIEFIPVASKIGLIQDIFNQILKQAFSSLQQWRVKLNLSVPLSLNISSKQFYHQQTFDEIEQLMHSNQLSTDAVRIEITESTLQEQGPELLKQLDRIQLAGFSITLDDFGTGYSSLRYLQQLPVDIIKIDRSFVRNIDNSPHDKVIVKAIIQLAETLGIATVAEGVETHKQAAYLSENNCHIMQGYLFSPAVAAKQFEEYLVANKIIVN, encoded by the coding sequence ATGTCTATTAGTCCCGAACTATCCCAATTGAAATTTGCTTATCAACACTTCCCCGATGCCATAGCGGTATTTGATCTTGCTGGTCATTATCTGTTTGCAAATCTGGCTTTCGAACAACAGATAAATGCTCAAATTCCTGTAACTGTGGAAGGGCCCATAAGTCGATGGTTAGCACTCTCAGGTGAACAGACAATGGATTGGATTGATGTGCTGCACCAGGCAAAAAATCAGCTTTGGCAAGGCCAGGCATCTATGTCTGATAAGCATAGCCATTCATTACATACAACCTTGACATTACATAGTTTAGATCAGCAATTTCTAGTCGGTAAATTCGAACTTAAGCAAGCTGAAACCTGCACCAAGGCACTGACTCAATTGGCTTACAAAGATACCTTAACCGGATTAGCTAACCGCTCATTGTTTAATCAATTGTTTGATTACGAGATTAGCCAAGCGCAGCGTTTGGAACTGCGCTTTGCGGTGTTATTTATCGACTTAGATCGCTTCAAACGGATAAATGACAACTTAGGCCATGATGCTGGCGATGCATTGTTGCTTACGGTGGCTGAAAGGTTACAAAAGACACTTAGAAAGAGTGATGTGGTTGCCCGATTGGGCGGTGACGAGTTTGTGGTTATTATGAACAATATCAAAGACTCTGAAACTATAGCTACAGTGACTGAAAAGCTTATTCGAGAAATTAAAAAGCCAGTTAAAAGTGGTGCTAATATTATGGATGTTGGCTGCAGCGTGGGGATCAGTGTTTATCCAGACAACGGTAAAACTGCAGAGGAGTTATTGCAACACGCCGATGCAGCTATGTACCGAGCAAAACATCAAGGCGGGAATGATTACTATTATTTCAGCGATTCTCTCAATCAAGAATTGCAGGATATTCGCCTAATAGAGAAACAACTCGAAACGGGTTTACGAGAGCATCAATTTGTACCTTATTTCCAACCCGTTATTGATATGCGTAATAATCGCCTGATGGGAATAGAATGTTTAGCTAGATGGTGCCACCCACAGCGCGGCATTTTAAGTGCCATCGAATTTATTCCGGTGGCCAGTAAAATAGGTTTGATCCAAGATATCTTCAACCAGATACTCAAACAGGCATTTTCCTCTTTGCAGCAATGGCGGGTGAAATTGAACTTATCCGTACCCTTATCGTTAAATATCTCTAGTAAGCAGTTTTATCATCAACAAACCTTTGATGAAATAGAACAGCTTATGCACAGTAATCAGTTAAGCACTGACGCGGTCAGAATTGAAATCACTGAAAGTACTTTGCAAGAGCAGGGGCCTGAGTTGCTAAAACAATTGGATAGGATCCAATTGGCCGGCTTTAGTATTACCTTGGACGACTTTGGTACGGGGTACTCATCGCTACGCTATCTGCAGCAATTACCTGTTGATATTATTAAAATTGACCGCTCTTTTGTACGTAACATAGATAACAGCCCTCACGACAAGGTCATTGTTAAGGCCATTATTCAGTTAGCTGAAACCTTAGGTATTGCTACGGTTGCAGAGGGCGTTGAAACCCATAAGCAGGCGGCTTATTTGAGTGAAAATAATTGTCACATTATGCAAGGATATTTGTTTAGTCCGGCGGTTGCCGCTAAACAGTTTGAAGAATATTTGGTTGCTAACAAAATCATCGTTAACTGA
- the cysZ gene encoding sulfate transporter CysZ — protein sequence MQNASGVSYFFEGFSLIRTKGLKRFVFIPLAVNLILFSVALYFLVGQIEGGINYIINMIPDWEWLAWFKAGVTYILWPLALISILLVFALIFGSLANWVAAPFNGLLAEKVELHLTGQPLGDSGVLDIVKDIPRTLGRELAKLVYYIPRAIGFLLLFFILPVIGQILWFMFSAWMMSIQYCDYPFDNHKVGFKTMRHTLQASRTNSFSFGVMVSVFSMIPIVNFLVMPVAICGATSMWVHDLRHKLPQN from the coding sequence ATGCAAAATGCAAGTGGTGTGAGTTACTTTTTTGAAGGATTTAGTCTGATCAGAACAAAAGGCCTGAAACGCTTTGTGTTTATCCCTCTAGCGGTGAATTTAATTCTTTTTTCGGTGGCACTGTATTTCCTCGTCGGCCAGATTGAAGGCGGCATTAACTATATCATCAACATGATTCCTGATTGGGAATGGTTGGCTTGGTTTAAAGCCGGAGTTACCTATATTCTATGGCCGCTGGCATTGATCAGCATCTTGTTAGTCTTTGCCCTCATTTTTGGGAGCTTAGCCAATTGGGTGGCGGCTCCTTTTAATGGACTGTTAGCTGAAAAAGTAGAATTGCATTTAACCGGTCAGCCACTGGGAGACAGCGGTGTCTTGGATATAGTCAAAGATATTCCGCGCACCTTAGGCAGAGAGCTGGCGAAGTTGGTTTATTACATACCTCGGGCCATTGGATTTCTACTGCTCTTCTTTATACTTCCGGTAATTGGTCAAATATTGTGGTTTATGTTTTCGGCGTGGATGATGTCCATTCAATACTGTGACTATCCCTTCGACAATCACAAGGTTGGCTTCAAAACAATGCGCCATACTCTTCAAGCCAGTCGTACCAATAGCTTCTCATTTGGTGTGATGGTGAGTGTATTTTCTATGATACCAATTGTTAATTTTTTAGTTATGCCTGTTGCCATTTGTGGTGCCACATCAATGTGGGTGCATGATTTACGACATAAATTACCGCAAAATTAA
- the smc gene encoding chromosome segregation protein SMC, translating to MRLKKIRLAGFKSFVDPTNIPFPDDMTAIVGPNGCGKSNVIDAVRWVLGESSAKNLRGDAMTDVIFNGSSARKPVSQCSVELVFDNTSGRIHGEFANYTELSVKRLVTREAQSSYFLNGTKCRRRDVTDIFLGTGLGPRSYAIIEQGTISRLIESKPQELRVFIEEAAGISKYKERRRETENRIRHTKENLERLEDVRGELGQQLEKLQRQATAARKYTELKRNERLLKGELAAMRWLSLTQHISELESSINQKENDIEGFIAKQRGEEKGITLYREQQLNLKQQLSDLQQDNFKVGTEITKLEQNRLHAKQRSMQIETELEELARTIKESTQFAQQEELNIADIAEQLAQAQPTHDTLAAQLEQAQEQLFDSQELLSRHQLTWQQQDRDYQLLKQQAQNCHSQIQSTMTMQMRTQQRINELLQEQNELEQDVLAEQIESLQHQVAQAKGRLNHAKQNTEEAQKHLDDLNIAKHTIEQKLFEAKGKLQQLEAKIAALESLQNVDYSYAELAELLQQHNTAYQPMWQKLRIQSGWETALEAVTANWQQALWLDGDIDLEKCTRLPSGKLILDLHLSAHKPEGSIAALIDNPKVPDWLGQILVADTLEQGLAMRETLNSTQSIVTFDGHFFSRQWIDLGSSDTQAGMIARAAQISQLVEQRSQSLNYIESELQEEHQGLQEQLEAASAKLNTVLADFKQAEQALTQQQNQLNLLEMQHQQTLIRQTRISEELSRQQQQLEDEKLQSEQLSEQVQELEIQIDDLALQLLDIERLKTQYTETVQQQRAQVEHFTAEGHKLALLIQDSKSQYIGIQQAHRRTQQLLDNMLARQSQLLKESDQVSQPAQEQQNTLTVLLQQRIELEKQQTVISDQLVEVESLLSAAEKGQQGVADKVQIMREELADKKVQCEGYRVRANSTLEQLRDLNQPLKQILETLPKETDESQWQADLERTSAAIGRLGAVNLAAVEEFDVQAQRKQHLDDQNDDLVAALDTLEGAIRKIDKETRNRFKQTFDKVNNGLQELFPKVFGGGSAYLELTGEDLLETGVTIMARPPGKKNSTIHLLSGGEKALTALSLVFAIFRLNPAPFCLLDEVDAPLDDANVGRFCKLVSEMSKSVQFIYITHNKIAMEMAKHLTGVTMAEPGVSRMVSVDVEEAVAIAQA from the coding sequence ATGCGTCTAAAAAAAATTAGATTGGCTGGCTTTAAATCCTTCGTGGATCCAACCAATATCCCATTTCCTGATGACATGACAGCGATTGTCGGCCCTAACGGCTGTGGAAAATCCAATGTGATCGACGCCGTTAGATGGGTTTTAGGTGAAAGCTCAGCTAAGAACCTGCGGGGCGATGCCATGACGGACGTTATATTTAATGGCTCATCAGCCCGTAAACCCGTTTCCCAATGTAGCGTAGAATTAGTATTCGACAACACATCCGGTCGCATTCATGGCGAATTTGCTAACTACACCGAGTTATCTGTGAAACGTCTGGTTACCCGAGAGGCCCAATCAAGTTATTTTTTGAACGGTACTAAATGCCGTCGTCGAGATGTGACCGATATATTTTTAGGGACGGGACTAGGCCCCCGCAGTTATGCCATCATTGAGCAAGGTACTATTTCCCGATTAATTGAATCTAAGCCTCAAGAGCTGCGGGTATTTATAGAAGAAGCTGCGGGGATATCCAAATATAAAGAACGTCGACGGGAAACGGAAAATAGGATCCGTCACACCAAAGAAAACCTCGAAAGACTCGAAGATGTGCGTGGCGAGTTGGGCCAACAACTTGAAAAGCTACAACGACAGGCCACAGCCGCACGTAAATATACAGAATTAAAACGCAATGAACGTCTTCTTAAAGGCGAGCTTGCGGCGATGCGTTGGCTGAGCCTAACTCAGCATATTAGTGAACTAGAATCATCTATCAATCAAAAAGAGAACGATATTGAAGGCTTTATTGCCAAACAACGCGGCGAAGAAAAAGGCATCACTTTATATCGTGAACAGCAACTGAATTTAAAGCAGCAACTTAGCGATCTTCAGCAAGATAATTTCAAAGTGGGTACTGAAATTACCAAGCTAGAGCAAAATCGCTTACACGCAAAGCAGCGCTCAATGCAGATTGAAACTGAACTTGAAGAGCTTGCCCGCACAATTAAAGAGTCGACTCAGTTTGCCCAACAAGAAGAACTTAACATTGCCGATATTGCCGAACAACTCGCTCAAGCTCAACCTACACATGACACGTTAGCGGCCCAATTAGAGCAGGCACAGGAGCAACTTTTTGATAGTCAGGAGTTGCTTAGCCGTCACCAATTAACCTGGCAACAACAAGACAGGGATTATCAGTTACTAAAACAACAAGCGCAAAACTGCCACAGTCAGATACAGTCAACAATGACCATGCAAATGCGTACTCAGCAACGTATCAATGAATTGCTACAAGAACAAAATGAGCTGGAGCAAGATGTACTAGCTGAACAAATAGAAAGTTTGCAGCATCAAGTGGCTCAAGCTAAGGGTAGGTTGAATCATGCTAAACAAAATACCGAAGAAGCACAAAAGCACTTAGATGACTTGAATATAGCCAAGCACACCATTGAACAGAAACTATTTGAGGCTAAGGGTAAGTTGCAACAGCTAGAGGCAAAAATAGCAGCATTAGAGAGTCTGCAAAATGTTGATTATAGCTATGCTGAGCTTGCCGAACTGCTTCAACAACACAATACCGCTTATCAACCAATGTGGCAGAAATTGCGGATTCAGTCTGGCTGGGAAACCGCTTTAGAGGCCGTCACGGCCAATTGGCAGCAGGCTCTATGGCTGGACGGTGACATTGATTTGGAAAAGTGTACAAGGTTACCCTCAGGTAAGTTGATTCTAGATCTTCATCTTAGCGCCCATAAACCAGAGGGCTCCATCGCAGCGTTAATTGACAACCCCAAGGTACCAGATTGGTTGGGGCAAATTCTGGTCGCCGATACCCTTGAGCAAGGTTTAGCGATGCGTGAAACCCTCAATTCAACTCAATCTATCGTCACTTTTGATGGACACTTCTTTAGTCGCCAGTGGATTGATTTGGGCAGCTCAGATACCCAAGCCGGTATGATAGCCCGTGCAGCCCAAATTAGTCAGTTAGTCGAACAACGTTCACAGTCCCTTAACTATATTGAAAGCGAACTGCAAGAAGAACACCAGGGACTACAGGAACAACTTGAAGCCGCCTCGGCAAAACTCAATACAGTGCTAGCAGATTTTAAACAAGCCGAACAGGCGTTAACCCAGCAGCAAAACCAACTCAATTTACTAGAGATGCAACACCAGCAAACTCTAATCAGGCAGACTCGCATCAGTGAAGAGTTAAGCCGCCAGCAACAACAACTTGAAGATGAAAAATTGCAATCAGAGCAACTTTCCGAACAAGTACAAGAATTAGAAATCCAGATAGATGATCTTGCCCTTCAACTGCTAGATATTGAACGCCTTAAAACCCAATACACTGAAACCGTGCAACAGCAGCGGGCTCAGGTTGAGCATTTCACCGCTGAAGGTCATAAGCTTGCTTTATTGATCCAAGATAGTAAAAGTCAATACATTGGTATTCAGCAAGCCCATCGGCGGACTCAGCAACTCCTCGACAATATGCTCGCCCGTCAATCTCAACTCTTAAAAGAAAGTGACCAGGTGTCTCAACCAGCCCAGGAACAGCAAAACACCTTGACGGTTTTGCTGCAACAGCGGATTGAGCTGGAAAAGCAGCAAACCGTTATTTCCGATCAGTTGGTCGAAGTAGAAAGTTTGTTATCTGCCGCTGAAAAAGGACAGCAGGGCGTGGCAGACAAAGTTCAAATAATGCGTGAGGAATTAGCCGACAAGAAAGTTCAATGTGAGGGGTACAGGGTCAGAGCGAACAGTACCTTAGAACAATTACGAGATCTTAATCAACCTCTTAAGCAAATTCTCGAAACCCTCCCTAAAGAGACCGATGAAAGTCAGTGGCAAGCTGACTTGGAAAGGACATCAGCGGCCATAGGTCGTCTTGGTGCGGTAAATTTGGCAGCGGTGGAAGAATTTGATGTGCAGGCTCAGCGAAAGCAGCATCTTGATGACCAAAATGATGACTTGGTTGCGGCGTTGGATACTCTCGAAGGAGCGATTCGAAAGATTGACAAAGAGACTCGCAATCGCTTTAAGCAAACCTTTGATAAAGTGAATAATGGTCTACAAGAATTGTTTCCAAAGGTATTCGGCGGGGGTTCAGCCTATTTGGAACTAACCGGTGAAGATTTACTCGAAACAGGTGTAACTATTATGGCTAGGCCGCCAGGAAAGAAAAATAGTACGATTCACCTGCTTTCTGGTGGAGAAAAGGCGTTAACCGCTTTATCATTAGTGTTTGCAATTTTTAGATTGAATCCAGCACCATTTTGTCTGCTGGATGAAGTGGATGCGCCATTGGATGATGCAAACGTTGGACGTTTTTGTAAATTGGTGTCTGAAATGTCGAAAAGTGTTCAATTTATTTATATCACCCACAATAAAATTGCAATGGAAATGGCTAAACACCTTACAGGTGTTACCATGGCAGAACCGGGTGTATCACGCATGGTGTCAGTAGACGTCGAAGAAGCTGTCGCTATAGCACAAGCATAA
- the zipA gene encoding cell division protein ZipA, whose protein sequence is MEDLRLAFLVIGLIAITGILVHGLWSVRKNAQDKGKATLEPSEWDEDDVEDVDTDDDYIVASNDKAANRKVEPSINHADFDDLGLGAVRVISPATPGQSSESSAVQDVSSTSQATAVPVEQPEPQIEAVKPKIYSSVVTQPKPQYAADQISAMRSRTAAVDSIEVNDIPEPPPFLLKTESQTPSFQGTQKEAPAVTATPAMSTVAKTCEPVVAEPQPVATAVEPPVSMEKVSLADQARNFVKRSKTEAQPKRRREPKIREDQMRIDFDEPDLSAQPAASDTTQRQNTASASTETAPSQEVLVLNVKAADDAPIQGAALLPMLLTLGFKFGDQDIFHRHVNSNGKGPVLFSLANMFKPGVFDIDNLENFSTQGVSLFMMLPIEGDPHQVFNMMHNAARKIADEFSAQVLDGRRSALTKQSLQQYVEKIREFERKRMIAR, encoded by the coding sequence ATGGAAGATTTACGACTAGCATTTTTAGTCATTGGCTTAATCGCCATAACAGGCATTTTAGTTCATGGTTTATGGAGTGTGCGCAAAAATGCTCAAGACAAAGGCAAGGCCACACTTGAGCCTTCAGAGTGGGATGAAGACGATGTAGAAGATGTCGATACTGATGATGATTATATTGTAGCGAGTAACGACAAAGCCGCGAATCGAAAGGTTGAGCCGAGTATTAATCATGCTGATTTTGATGATCTTGGACTAGGTGCGGTTAGAGTGATCAGCCCAGCTACACCAGGCCAAAGCTCTGAATCTAGCGCAGTGCAGGATGTCAGTAGTACTAGCCAAGCCACGGCAGTACCCGTTGAGCAACCAGAGCCTCAAATAGAAGCGGTCAAACCAAAGATCTATTCCTCAGTAGTGACTCAACCTAAGCCCCAGTATGCAGCGGATCAAATTTCTGCAATGCGCAGCCGAACAGCTGCAGTTGACTCTATTGAGGTAAATGACATACCTGAGCCGCCACCATTTTTGTTAAAAACTGAGAGTCAAACACCTTCTTTTCAAGGAACTCAAAAAGAGGCCCCGGCAGTTACAGCAACACCAGCGATGTCCACAGTTGCTAAGACTTGTGAACCTGTTGTAGCAGAACCACAGCCTGTTGCAACGGCGGTTGAACCCCCGGTTTCAATGGAGAAAGTCAGTTTAGCCGATCAAGCTAGAAACTTTGTTAAACGTAGCAAAACCGAGGCTCAACCGAAAAGACGTCGCGAGCCTAAAATTCGTGAAGATCAAATGCGCATCGATTTTGACGAGCCGGATTTATCCGCACAACCGGCTGCGAGTGATACAACGCAAAGACAAAATACGGCTAGTGCATCCACAGAGACTGCACCGAGTCAGGAAGTATTGGTGCTGAATGTTAAAGCGGCCGATGATGCACCGATACAAGGTGCAGCCTTGCTTCCTATGTTACTGACTCTTGGCTTTAAGTTTGGCGATCAGGATATCTTTCATCGTCATGTAAATAGCAACGGCAAAGGGCCGGTTTTATTTAGTTTAGCTAATATGTTTAAACCCGGCGTATTTGATATTGATAATTTAGAAAACTTCAGTACCCAAGGCGTGTCATTGTTTATGATGCTGCCGATTGAAGGAGACCCCCATCAAGTTTTCAATATGATGCATAATGCCGCACGAAAAATAGCCGATGAATTTTCTGCTCAGGTACTTGATGGCAGACGCAGTGCGCTAACTAAACAAAGTTTGCAACAATACGTGGAAAAAATCCGCGAATTTGAACGTAAACGCATGATTGCTAGATAA